Proteins from a genomic interval of Methanoplanus endosymbiosus:
- a CDS encoding ABC transporter permease, which yields MKRRNCIIIAKKELQGLFSEKTILLAILLQLFIAMFSSFLLVGLASMYNPDSISQYSTIKYPVGVTGNTTSPLTGQLASSDNFVIYEMELGTALAALKERKLSAVIWIPGIEEYSADPITITLYVIQNDIQSSIVNVKLKDALLDYEDRLRKIRQSRLEFKPVELILPETNPSSDFYEFVYGLLIPLLVFMPAIISGALIIDLITEEYQQDTLETLMSTPVTFPEMIWGKTAACLGLVPVQSAGWLLLLMANGIAISGFVPIILHVTAGSMVIILIGALIALKYRERTNAQFIFSTALVVVILASLAVPLNPANLIVRLSVDSIGPVHWLVLAMVMGVCVILSYLMTGYAKRVEGKVI from the coding sequence ATGAAGAGAAGAAACTGTATAATCATCGCAAAAAAAGAGCTTCAGGGGCTTTTTTCTGAAAAAACTATACTCCTTGCCATACTGCTTCAGCTCTTCATCGCAATGTTCTCCTCATTTCTCCTTGTGGGGCTGGCATCTATGTACAACCCTGACTCGATTAGTCAGTATTCAACGATCAAATATCCTGTCGGGGTTACGGGAAATACCACATCACCGCTTACAGGGCAGCTTGCATCCAGTGACAATTTTGTCATATATGAGATGGAGCTTGGCACTGCACTTGCGGCCTTAAAGGAGAGAAAACTCTCGGCAGTCATATGGATTCCGGGAATTGAGGAGTATTCGGCAGATCCGATCACAATTACCCTGTATGTCATACAAAATGACATCCAGTCAAGCATTGTTAATGTGAAGCTAAAGGATGCTCTTTTAGACTATGAAGACAGACTCAGAAAGATCCGGCAGTCAAGGCTTGAGTTTAAGCCGGTCGAACTGATACTTCCGGAGACAAACCCGTCCAGTGACTTCTATGAGTTTGTGTACGGCCTGCTAATTCCGCTTCTGGTCTTTATGCCGGCGATAATCTCCGGTGCACTGATAATCGATCTCATAACGGAGGAGTACCAGCAGGATACGCTTGAGACACTTATGTCAACTCCTGTAACCTTCCCTGAGATGATCTGGGGCAAGACTGCTGCATGTCTGGGACTTGTGCCTGTGCAGTCTGCCGGGTGGCTCCTGCTCTTAATGGCCAACGGCATAGCGATCAGCGGTTTTGTCCCGATAATTCTGCATGTCACCGCCGGATCTATGGTGATTATACTTATCGGGGCGCTTATCGCTCTTAAATACCGTGAAAGAACAAACGCCCAGTTTATATTCTCAACCGCCCTTGTGGTCGTCATCCTTGCCTCACTGGCTGTGCCCCTGAATCCGGCAAATCTCATTGTCAGGCTTTCGGTGGACTCTATAGGGCCGGTTCACTGGCTTGTCCTTGCGATGGTTATGGGTGTATGTGTCATACTCTCGTACCTGATGACCGGATATGCAAAGAGGGTTGAAGGTAAGGTCATCTGA